Proteins from one Ranitomeya variabilis isolate aRanVar5 chromosome 1, aRanVar5.hap1, whole genome shotgun sequence genomic window:
- the LOC143764361 gene encoding perilipin-2-like isoform X1: protein MAEPVEQQQNVVVRLINLPLVSSTYDMVFSTYVTTKDHHPYLKSLCDVAEKSVRSITSVAITGAMPILQKLEPQIALANTVACIGLDKIEEKLPILYQPPEKVVANASGAVVGARDAVIHSITGVVDKTKGAVQDGVEMTKAVVNGSINSVLGSRVVKIMSNRMDSALTRSESLLEHYLPPTDEELVKEASKTEGFEVSKNEPSYYVRLGSLSMKARKRSYQQALIRIQDANCRNQEAIAQLQNTIDLIEYARKNMNDANQKIHDAQEKIYTKWVEWTKDAGGDTEGAEQIESRTLTVAQNLTHHLQTTCLSLVSSVQGLPQNIQNKVHGVGAMAADVYQNFHSASSFREMSDSFLTATKDKFTKIKDSMDDVLDYFINNTPLNWLVPDFSINDFASETDDNLDIEEEMQDFSHTNSHAAN from the exons AATGTGGTGGTAAGGCTGATAAACCTCCCACTGGTGAGCTCTACATATGACATGGTGTTCTCTACCTACGTGACCACTAAAGACCACCACCCCTACCTGAAGTCTCTATGTGACGTTGCAGAGAAAAGTGTGAGGAGTATCACGTCTGTGGCCATCACCGGTGCCATGCCAATCCTGCAGAAACTTGAGCCTCAAA TTGCTCTGGCAAACACTGTTGCCTGTATTGGACTGGACAAGATTGAGGAGAAGTTGCCTATTCTGTATCAGCCTCCTGAAAAG GTTGTGGCTAATGCCTCAGGAGCTGTTGTTGGTGCCAGAGATGCTGTAATCCATAGTATCACAGGAGTAGTGGATAAAACGAAGGGAGCTGTGCAGGATGGTGTGGAGATGACTAAGGCTGTTGTAAATGGCAGCATTAATTCTGTTCTGGGAAGCCGTGTTGTGAAGATCATGAGCAACCGTATGGATTCTGCACTAACAAGGTCCGAATCCCTTCTGGAACACTACCTGCCACCAACAGATGAGGAGCTGG TAAAGGAAGCATCTAAGACAGAAGGCTTTGAGGTATCCAAAAATGAGCCTAGCTACTATGTGCGCCTGGGATCCCTCTCTATGAAGGCCCGTAAGCGTTCTTATCAACAGGCTTTGATCCGGATCCAGGATGCAAACTGCAGGAATCAGGAGGCCATTGCTCAGCTCCAAAACACAATTGACTTG attgaatATGCAAGAAAGAACATGAATGATGCTAATCAGAAGATCCATGATGCACAGGAGAAGATATATACCAAGTGGGTGGAGTGGACAAAAGATGCTGGTGGGGACACTGAGGGTGCAGAG CAAATTGAATCCCGCACCCTGACTGTTGCCCAAAATCTCACTCATCACCTGCAGACTACATGCTTGTCTCTGGTCTCCAGCGTTCAAGGTCTTCCACAGAACATTCAGAACAAGGTTCATGGTGTTGGTGCCATGGCTGCAGATGTCTACCAAAACTTCCACTCTGCCTCGTCCTTCAGAGAAATGTCTGACAGCTTTTTAACTGCCACAAAGGACAAGTTCACAAAAATAAAGGATAGTATGGATGATGTGCTGGACTACTTCATAAACAATACTCCACTAAATTGGCTG GTACCTGACTTCAGTATCAATGACTTTGCTTCAGAAACTGATGACAACCTTGACATTGAAGAGGAAATGCAAGATTTCTCCCATACTAATAGCCATGCAGCCAACTGA
- the LOC143764361 gene encoding perilipin-2-like isoform X2 has product MAETVQQQQNVVVRLINLPLVSSTYDMVFSTYVTTKDHHPYLKSLCDVAEKSVRSITSVAITGAMPILQKLEPQIALANTVACIGLDKIEEKLPILYQPPEKVVANASGAVVGARDAVIHSITGVVDKTKGAVQDGVEMTKAVVNGSINSVLGSRVVKIMSNRMDSALTRSESLLEHYLPPTDEELVKEASKTEGFEVSKNEPSYYVRLGSLSMKARKRSYQQALIRIQDANCRNQEAIAQLQNTIDLIEYARKNMNDANQKIHDAQEKIYTKWVEWTKDAGGDTEGAEQIESRTLTVAQNLTHHLQTTCLSLVSSVQGLPQNIQNKVHGVGAMAADVYQNFHSASSFREMSDSFLTATKDKFTKIKDSMDDVLDYFINNTPLNWLVPDFSINDFASETDDNLDIEEEMQDFSHTNSHAAN; this is encoded by the exons AATGTGGTGGTAAGGCTGATAAACCTCCCACTGGTGAGCTCTACATATGACATGGTGTTCTCTACCTACGTGACCACTAAAGACCACCACCCCTACCTGAAGTCTCTATGTGACGTTGCAGAGAAAAGTGTGAGGAGTATCACGTCTGTGGCCATCACCGGTGCCATGCCAATCCTGCAGAAACTTGAGCCTCAAA TTGCTCTGGCAAACACTGTTGCCTGTATTGGACTGGACAAGATTGAGGAGAAGTTGCCTATTCTGTATCAGCCTCCTGAAAAG GTTGTGGCTAATGCCTCAGGAGCTGTTGTTGGTGCCAGAGATGCTGTAATCCATAGTATCACAGGAGTAGTGGATAAAACGAAGGGAGCTGTGCAGGATGGTGTGGAGATGACTAAGGCTGTTGTAAATGGCAGCATTAATTCTGTTCTGGGAAGCCGTGTTGTGAAGATCATGAGCAACCGTATGGATTCTGCACTAACAAGGTCCGAATCCCTTCTGGAACACTACCTGCCACCAACAGATGAGGAGCTGG TAAAGGAAGCATCTAAGACAGAAGGCTTTGAGGTATCCAAAAATGAGCCTAGCTACTATGTGCGCCTGGGATCCCTCTCTATGAAGGCCCGTAAGCGTTCTTATCAACAGGCTTTGATCCGGATCCAGGATGCAAACTGCAGGAATCAGGAGGCCATTGCTCAGCTCCAAAACACAATTGACTTG attgaatATGCAAGAAAGAACATGAATGATGCTAATCAGAAGATCCATGATGCACAGGAGAAGATATATACCAAGTGGGTGGAGTGGACAAAAGATGCTGGTGGGGACACTGAGGGTGCAGAG CAAATTGAATCCCGCACCCTGACTGTTGCCCAAAATCTCACTCATCACCTGCAGACTACATGCTTGTCTCTGGTCTCCAGCGTTCAAGGTCTTCCACAGAACATTCAGAACAAGGTTCATGGTGTTGGTGCCATGGCTGCAGATGTCTACCAAAACTTCCACTCTGCCTCGTCCTTCAGAGAAATGTCTGACAGCTTTTTAACTGCCACAAAGGACAAGTTCACAAAAATAAAGGATAGTATGGATGATGTGCTGGACTACTTCATAAACAATACTCCACTAAATTGGCTG GTACCTGACTTCAGTATCAATGACTTTGCTTCAGAAACTGATGACAACCTTGACATTGAAGAGGAAATGCAAGATTTCTCCCATACTAATAGCCATGCAGCCAACTGA